A genome region from Bacteroides stercoris ATCC 43183 includes the following:
- a CDS encoding SusF/SusE family outer membrane protein translates to MKNKIFFLLAMLSCLIVGCKDEDIRYSIERPDDTMHLQVSNEYVELNQKFGKEEAVTFSWNEVTNAPLDSKVTYYFKLDIADNDFGTSIDKMRIPAGEHSVSFTHKKMNALLTKWKIEPGERVTLEAEIIAEIEETDCYVKPELSTVRFDAVGYEIQPYDIYVMGTALEGATDPVNALKMTEEISEEVYTWYGVMKEGDYKFILNTTGQSPSYTQGADGSVVFNEHETGNETPFTINKAGFYVLKLNIEAGTLNADYPTTDYNDVWMVGEATPAGWNIMSSTKLTKDPVNQVAFYYEGLLKTGDMKFPLELKEDWNVAWLMPIENGTHEFGDNRMERIEAGIQGHDYKWNITKEGNYRVTLNMYTMTIDFKLLQSIPDDLPCKEIWMLGDATPAGWEQGKEAFVYDFNVDKGTFYWEGELKAGSFKCPINVDGSWAITCYMPKQAGEDGKASLNMTDVQLVQPNGNDYQWKVEESEAGQYRVELNVLTNKIKFEKKN, encoded by the coding sequence ATGAAAAATAAAATCTTTTTTTTACTTGCCATGCTTTCTTGTTTGATAGTAGGCTGTAAGGATGAAGATATACGTTATAGTATTGAGCGTCCCGATGATACCATGCACTTGCAAGTATCGAATGAATATGTAGAATTGAATCAGAAATTTGGAAAGGAGGAGGCTGTTACTTTTTCATGGAATGAGGTAACCAATGCCCCTTTGGACTCTAAAGTGACTTACTATTTTAAGTTGGACATTGCTGACAATGATTTCGGCACTTCTATTGACAAAATGAGAATTCCGGCCGGCGAGCACAGTGTAAGCTTTACCCATAAAAAAATGAACGCATTATTGACGAAATGGAAAATAGAACCCGGTGAAAGAGTAACATTGGAAGCTGAAATTATCGCAGAAATAGAAGAGACCGACTGCTATGTGAAACCGGAACTATCAACTGTACGTTTTGACGCAGTGGGGTATGAAATACAGCCATACGACATCTATGTCATGGGAACAGCACTTGAAGGAGCTACTGACCCGGTCAATGCGCTTAAAATGACAGAAGAGATATCGGAAGAGGTATATACCTGGTACGGGGTGATGAAAGAAGGTGACTACAAGTTTATTTTGAATACCACCGGACAGTCACCTTCGTATACACAGGGTGCCGACGGCAGTGTGGTCTTTAATGAGCATGAAACCGGTAATGAAACCCCCTTTACCATTAATAAAGCAGGATTTTATGTGTTGAAATTGAACATTGAAGCCGGAACATTGAATGCAGATTACCCGACTACCGACTATAATGATGTTTGGATGGTAGGAGAAGCAACCCCTGCAGGTTGGAACATCATGAGTTCCACAAAACTGACGAAAGATCCAGTCAACCAAGTGGCTTTCTATTATGAAGGTCTCCTGAAAACCGGAGATATGAAATTTCCATTGGAACTGAAAGAAGACTGGAATGTAGCATGGCTGATGCCAATAGAAAACGGAACGCATGAATTTGGAGATAATCGTATGGAACGCATCGAGGCCGGTATACAGGGACATGACTACAAATGGAACATTACCAAAGAAGGCAACTACCGGGTGACACTGAACATGTACACCATGACTATTGACTTCAAGCTGTTACAGAGCATTCCTGATGATCTGCCCTGCAAAGAGATATGGATGTTAGGTGATGCAACTCCTGCCGGTTGGGAGCAAGGGAAGGAAGCTTTCGTTTATGATTTCAATGTTGATAAAGGAACATTCTATTGGGAAGGAGAATTAAAAGCTGGTAGCTTTAAATGTCCGATAAATGTAGATGGAAGTTGGGCGATCACTTGTTATATGCCCAAGCAGGCGGGAGAAGACGGAAAAGCTTCTCTTAACATGACTGATGTGCAGTTGGTTCAACCGAATGGTAATGACTACCAGTGGAAAGTGGAAGAAAGTGAAGCCGGTCAGTATCGTGTAGAACTGAATGTATTGACTAATAAGATTAAATTTGAAAAGAAAAATTAG
- a CDS encoding RagB/SusD family nutrient uptake outer membrane protein, which translates to MKFIKNILIGFIVTASLMSCVDYLDKETDTELTLPLVFEDKTRIEGWLANVYSAIPDPYWGYTNTLGWEVLADDLTPSERWRQWGWKVIPYILGEWTPNSDWEGNYWKLLPQCIREANIFLENIHPLPAQGISAKEVEYMKTECKFMKAYYYYLLANTYGAVPFDPDYIAPTDFVLSDLMKGQAPYYTVIDWADKEMLEASMILPPKYTEARKYGRVTSIMCLAVRARMLLFAASPLVNGNTDYADFKNEKGENLFSTVYDPTRWKNAVEACKLLIDEADKAGYKLYVEENANGEIDPFMSYQNLFLKRFDEGNTEILFARPSSDYGSYEKHATPAASGGSGGLGVTQSLVDAFFMQDGLPYDGSNEEGFSESDVKLDNTIWDEEVNGGAVTYAGTYNMYCNREPRFYVSVAFNNSYFPTEKRKFEFFNGQKDNPHTHDAPQNGYLIRKRVSPKTNVKENNYQYRPGIVYRLGEAFLNYAEALNEYKDERTVREEALNYVNKIRTRAGIRTYTFGNSDAQNIHVDDNQETVRKIIRAERRVELCGEGVRYDDLRRWKEAEKKLNGDMYGMNYSGKDAEAFYVRTPYQKRVYNPAYYWFPIHQSEMDKNENLRQLPFWR; encoded by the coding sequence ATGAAATTTATAAAAAATATTCTTATAGGATTTATAGTCACAGCTTCATTGATGTCTTGTGTTGACTATCTTGACAAAGAAACTGATACAGAATTAACTCTTCCTTTGGTCTTTGAAGACAAAACCCGTATTGAGGGTTGGCTTGCCAATGTCTACTCGGCTATACCCGATCCTTATTGGGGTTATACTAACACATTGGGTTGGGAAGTCCTAGCTGACGATCTGACTCCGTCCGAACGTTGGCGGCAGTGGGGTTGGAAAGTCATTCCTTATATATTGGGTGAATGGACACCTAACAGTGATTGGGAAGGAAATTACTGGAAGCTTCTTCCGCAATGTATTCGGGAGGCTAATATTTTCCTTGAGAACATACACCCACTACCAGCACAGGGTATAAGTGCAAAAGAAGTAGAGTATATGAAAACGGAGTGCAAATTCATGAAAGCCTATTATTATTACTTGCTTGCCAATACTTATGGAGCTGTTCCGTTTGATCCTGATTATATTGCTCCAACAGATTTTGTACTGTCGGACTTGATGAAAGGACAGGCTCCTTATTACACTGTGATAGATTGGGCTGACAAGGAAATGCTTGAGGCTTCTATGATACTACCTCCTAAATATACTGAAGCGCGAAAGTATGGGCGTGTTACCAGTATTATGTGTTTGGCAGTGCGTGCACGTATGTTACTTTTTGCTGCCAGTCCATTGGTAAATGGGAATACGGATTATGCGGATTTCAAAAATGAGAAGGGTGAAAATCTTTTCAGTACCGTTTATGACCCGACACGTTGGAAAAATGCAGTAGAAGCGTGTAAACTATTGATTGATGAGGCTGATAAAGCCGGATATAAGCTTTATGTTGAAGAAAATGCAAATGGAGAGATTGATCCGTTTATGTCTTATCAGAACTTGTTTTTGAAGCGTTTTGATGAAGGGAACACCGAAATTCTGTTTGCGCGTCCAAGCTCTGATTATGGTTCATACGAAAAACATGCAACACCGGCTGCCAGTGGCGGTAGCGGCGGGTTAGGGGTAACTCAATCTTTGGTCGATGCTTTCTTTATGCAAGACGGACTTCCTTATGACGGTTCGAATGAAGAGGGATTTTCCGAATCGGACGTAAAACTTGATAATACAATCTGGGACGAAGAAGTAAATGGAGGAGCTGTTACTTATGCAGGTACATATAATATGTATTGTAATCGTGAACCGCGCTTCTATGTATCCGTAGCTTTTAATAACTCTTATTTCCCTACCGAGAAACGTAAATTTGAGTTTTTTAACGGGCAGAAAGACAATCCGCATACGCACGATGCGCCTCAAAATGGTTATCTTATCCGTAAACGGGTGTCTCCTAAGACGAATGTTAAAGAGAACAATTACCAGTATCGTCCCGGTATTGTTTACCGCTTGGGAGAAGCATTTTTGAATTATGCCGAGGCATTGAATGAGTATAAAGATGAACGTACAGTTCGCGAGGAAGCTTTGAACTATGTGAATAAAATTCGTACACGTGCTGGTATTCGTACTTATACGTTTGGTAATAGTGATGCCCAGAATATCCATGTGGACGATAATCAAGAGACTGTGCGTAAGATTATTCGTGCCGAACGCCGTGTCGAGCTTTGTGGAGAAGGGGTGCGTTATGACGATTTGCGCCGTTGGAAAGAAGCTGAAAAAAAGCTGAATGGAGATATGTACGGAATGAATTATAGCGGAAAAGACGCTGAGGCTTTTTATGTACGTACACCTTATCAGAAACGTGTGTATAATCCTGCTTATTATTGGTTCCCTATCCATCAAAGTGAAATGGATAAAAACGAGAATCTGCGACAACTTCCATTTTGGAGATAA
- a CDS encoding SusC/RagA family TonB-linked outer membrane protein has translation MKVKTTILAPLFLWIGFFPVYADESMAESIIVQQQVKGIRISGTVLDKEKSPLPGVNVTVKNEPGGAITDVDGHFYIEVPNKQSVLNITYIGFKSKEIVVGNEINFNIILEEDVEALDEVVVVGYGNQKKLSVIGSVQTIEPTKLQVGSSRSLSNNLAGQLAGVIAVQPSGEPGYDNSNFWIRGIASFSGNTSPLVLVDGVERSLNDLDPAEIESFSVLKDASASAMYGVRGANGVIIINTKRGTIAAPSVNVRVEQSIQAPTKLPEFIGAAEYMSLLNSLESDPNKRMFTKEQILKTYYGYDKDLYPNVDWIDAITKDYATSTRANLTVSGGTEILRYSLTASLYHENGIMASDKSLPYDTQSKLNRYNIRANVDLDLTKTTLVRFNVGGYLQNLHKSRSGTDEVFSAAFETPPFVHPAVYSDGTIPIASSNRPNPWAISTQNGYYRSGRSKLESLFAVEQNLKMITPGLKAKLTFAFDTYNENFVTRGKEPDYYSVAKSRNDEGELVHSILKYGSEFLDHSSNANYGNQSVYLEAALSYNQTFNNRHMVDALLLYNQRSYDWGDIQPNRTQGIAGRFSYTFDRRYISEFNFGYNGSENFAKGKRFGFFPSIALGWLVSEEQFMEPIRNVISKLKLRASVGTVGNDNIGGRRFAYITTINSKANGYNWGYTGDTYRDGVQEGEVGVGNLTWEKALKTNIGIEIGLWNELDFQLDLFKERRTSIFMQRATIPTQTGFINNPYANYGKVDNKGIDLSLNYNKRINKDCNISVRGTFTYAKNTIIERDEPESVKGTYRSITGHSINTLWGLQALGLYTDDDFVDGKLKEGIPVPQLGGEVRPGDIKYRDMNNDGYITSADEGYIGSTTDPRIVYGFGGNINFRNWDMSFFFQGSGDTYRIIGGSDYFIPGSGAGVLGNVYTNYTDCWTEENPSQDVFWPRLSQSTNTNNNRASTFWKKNMSFLRLKTLEIGYSLPKNVVNKISAKSIRFFASGNNLFYISKFKLWDPELATSDGLKYPSMRSLMLGVEVNF, from the coding sequence ATGAAAGTAAAAACTACTATTCTGGCGCCACTATTTTTGTGGATAGGATTCTTTCCAGTTTATGCTGACGAGTCTATGGCAGAAAGTATTATTGTCCAACAGCAAGTAAAAGGTATCCGAATTAGTGGAACCGTACTTGATAAAGAGAAATCTCCACTTCCAGGTGTTAATGTGACAGTCAAAAATGAGCCAGGAGGGGCTATAACTGATGTGGATGGTCACTTCTATATTGAGGTACCGAATAAACAGAGTGTATTAAATATAACTTACATAGGTTTCAAGTCTAAAGAAATCGTGGTTGGAAATGAAATCAACTTCAATATTATACTAGAAGAAGATGTAGAAGCTTTGGATGAGGTTGTGGTAGTAGGTTATGGTAATCAAAAGAAACTTTCAGTTATTGGTTCGGTACAGACTATAGAACCTACCAAGTTGCAAGTCGGGTCCTCCCGTTCACTCAGTAACAATTTAGCCGGACAGTTAGCGGGTGTGATTGCAGTACAGCCATCTGGCGAACCCGGATATGATAACTCAAATTTCTGGATTCGAGGCATTGCTTCTTTCAGTGGAAATACTTCTCCATTAGTATTGGTAGATGGTGTAGAACGTAGCTTAAATGATCTTGATCCTGCTGAAATTGAATCTTTTTCTGTTTTGAAAGATGCTTCAGCCAGTGCTATGTATGGCGTACGTGGAGCGAATGGAGTCATTATTATCAATACAAAACGCGGAACGATAGCCGCTCCTTCTGTTAATGTACGTGTAGAGCAGTCCATTCAGGCTCCCACCAAACTTCCTGAGTTTATTGGAGCTGCTGAATATATGAGTTTACTTAATTCTCTGGAAAGTGATCCCAATAAACGTATGTTTACAAAGGAGCAGATACTTAAAACTTATTATGGCTACGACAAAGATTTATATCCGAATGTAGACTGGATAGACGCCATTACCAAAGATTATGCAACTTCCACTCGTGCTAATCTTACAGTAAGTGGTGGAACAGAAATACTCCGTTATTCTCTTACAGCATCTCTTTATCATGAAAATGGAATTATGGCTTCCGATAAGAGTTTGCCTTATGATACCCAAAGCAAGTTGAACCGTTACAACATACGGGCAAATGTAGATCTAGACTTGACAAAAACTACCCTAGTTCGTTTTAATGTAGGTGGTTACTTACAGAATCTACATAAAAGTCGCAGTGGTACGGATGAAGTTTTCAGTGCTGCTTTTGAAACGCCTCCTTTTGTACACCCCGCTGTTTATTCAGATGGGACTATTCCTATTGCCAGTAGCAACCGTCCTAATCCTTGGGCTATCAGTACACAGAACGGTTACTACCGTAGCGGACGAAGCAAACTAGAATCTTTGTTTGCTGTTGAGCAGAACCTTAAAATGATAACTCCGGGACTAAAAGCTAAGCTCACTTTTGCATTTGATACATATAATGAGAACTTTGTGACACGTGGTAAGGAGCCGGACTATTATAGCGTAGCAAAATCACGCAATGATGAAGGTGAACTAGTACATAGCATCTTGAAATACGGAAGTGAGTTTCTTGACCATTCCAGTAATGCAAATTACGGTAACCAGAGCGTTTATTTGGAAGCGGCACTCAGTTATAATCAGACGTTTAATAACAGACACATGGTAGATGCACTTCTTTTGTATAATCAACGCAGCTATGATTGGGGCGATATACAGCCGAACCGGACACAAGGTATTGCAGGACGTTTTTCATATACATTTGACCGCCGCTATATTTCTGAATTCAACTTTGGATATAATGGTTCGGAAAACTTTGCGAAAGGCAAGCGTTTTGGCTTTTTCCCTTCCATCGCCTTGGGGTGGCTCGTTAGTGAGGAGCAATTCATGGAACCTATACGCAATGTGATAAGTAAACTGAAACTCCGTGCCTCTGTGGGAACGGTAGGAAATGACAATATCGGTGGACGCCGTTTCGCCTATATCACAACCATCAATTCAAAAGCTAATGGTTACAATTGGGGATATACAGGAGATACTTATCGTGACGGTGTGCAGGAAGGAGAAGTCGGTGTAGGAAACCTGACCTGGGAGAAAGCGCTTAAAACGAATATAGGTATAGAAATAGGTCTTTGGAATGAACTCGATTTTCAACTCGATCTATTTAAAGAACGCAGGACCAGCATTTTCATGCAACGTGCCACCATTCCTACCCAAACCGGGTTTATCAACAATCCATATGCCAACTATGGCAAGGTGGACAACAAAGGTATCGATCTGTCACTGAATTACAATAAGCGAATCAATAAGGATTGTAATATCAGCGTAAGAGGAACTTTTACTTATGCTAAGAATACAATCATCGAACGAGACGAACCAGAATCAGTCAAAGGAACTTATCGTTCTATTACCGGGCATTCAATCAATACGCTGTGGGGGCTGCAAGCCTTAGGACTTTATACCGATGATGATTTCGTAGATGGAAAGCTGAAAGAAGGAATTCCTGTTCCACAACTAGGCGGTGAAGTGCGTCCGGGCGATATCAAATATCGTGACATGAATAACGATGGCTATATAACTAGTGCTGACGAAGGCTATATTGGTAGTACTACTGACCCGAGAATCGTTTATGGGTTTGGCGGAAATATCAATTTCCGTAATTGGGATATGAGTTTCTTCTTCCAAGGAAGTGGTGACACTTACCGTATTATCGGTGGGTCGGATTATTTCATTCCCGGTAGCGGAGCCGGTGTATTAGGTAATGTCTATACCAACTATACAGACTGCTGGACTGAAGAAAATCCTTCTCAGGACGTTTTTTGGCCACGTCTTTCTCAGAGTACTAATACGAACAATAACCGTGCCTCGACTTTCTGGAAGAAAAATATGAGTTTCCTCCGTTTGAAAACACTTGAAATAGGCTACAGCCTACCTAAGAATGTCGTTAATAAAATTAGCGCGAAGAGTATCCGATTCTTTGCCAGTGGGAATAACTTGTTCTACATTTCCAAGTTCAAATTATGGGACCCGGAACTGGCCACCTCTGATGGTTTAAAATATCCGTCCATGCGTTCTTTGATGTTGGGGGTAGAAGTAAATTTTTAA